Proteins co-encoded in one Salvia splendens isolate huo1 chromosome 4, SspV2, whole genome shotgun sequence genomic window:
- the LOC121798668 gene encoding exocyst complex component EXO70B1-like produces the protein MGPPESSHSAAENLILRWDSSASSSDSRDKMIFSSSDRLEIDRYLDAVDELQKSMSSASLSSSSPLQIAMARLEDEFRSILLSHTSPIQTDSLAESTHFEFNSTEFDESEIMERSYEEEDENEKQFSHQESTASSYCYKSTSSIREIDLIPAAAAYDLRCIAERMIAAGYLRECIQVYASVRKSAVDASLKRLSVEKLSIGDIQKLEWEALETKIRRWIRAARISVRVLFASERRLCEQIFEDSGTPGADDTCFMETIKGPAIQLFNFAEAISISKRSPEKLFKILDMHDALSDLMPDIDSVFDSKSSESIRVQAVEILSRLAEAARGILSEFESAILREPSRIPVPGGTIHPLTRYVMNYISLISDYKQTLIELIVSKPFTGPRYSSDPNVPDMDFSEYEGQASTLALHLIWIIGILQFNLDGKSKHYKDTSLAHLFMMNNVHYIVQKIKGSPELREMIGDDYLRKMTGKFRFSATNYQRATWVRVLYCLRDEGLHVSGSFSSGVSKSALRERFKAFNSMFEEVHRTQATWLIPEIQLREELRISISEKLIPAYRSFLGRFRSHIESGRHPENYIKYSVEDLENAVLDFFEGSPVSQHLRKRSE, from the coding sequence ATGGGCCCACCGGAATCCTCCCACTCCGCCGCCGAGAACCTCATCCTCCGCTGGgactcctccgcctcctcctccgacTCCCGCGACAAGATGATCTTCTCCTCCTCCGACCGCCTCGAAATCGACCGCTACCTCGACGCCGTCGACGAGCTCCAGAAATCCATGTCCTCCGCCtccctctcctcctcctcccccctCCAGATCGCCATGGCCCGCCTCGAAGACGAGTTCCGCTCCATCCTCCTCTCCCACACCTCCCCCATCCAAACCGACTCCCTCGCCGAGTCGACTCACTTCGAGTTCAACTCGACCGAGTTTGACGAGTCCGAGATCATGGAGAGGAGCTAtgaagaggaagatgaaaacGAGAAGCAATTCAGCCACCAGGAGAGCACCGCAAGCAGCTACTGCTACAAGTCCACCAGCAGCATCCGCGAAATAGATCTCatccccgccgccgccgcctacGACCTCCGCTGCATCGCCGAGCGGATGATCGCCGCCGGCTACCTCCGCGAGTGCATCCAGGTCTACGCCAGCGTCCGCAAATCCGCCGTCGACGCCAGCCTCAAGCGCCTCAGCGTCGAGAAGCTCAGCATCGGCGACATCCAGAAGCTCGAGTGGGAGGCGCTCGAGACGAAGATCCGCCGCTGGATCCGCGCCGCCAGGATCTCCGTCCGCGTCCTCTTCGCCAGCGAGCGCCGCCTCTGCGAGCAGATTTTCGAAGATTCCGGAACCCCCGGCGCCGACGACACCTGCTTCATGGAAACAATCAAAGGTCCTGCGATTCAGCTCTTCAATTTCGCCGAAGCGATTAGTATTAGCAAGCGATCGCCTGAGAAACTGTTTAAGATACTTGATATGCACGATGCCTTATCCGATTTGATGCCTGATATTGATTCCGTTTTCGATTCGAAATCTAGCGAGTCAATTAGGGTTCAAGCCGTCGAGATACTCTCTAGGCTAGCCGAGGCTGCCCGAGGGATACTATCGGAATTCGAGAGCGCTATCCTTCGCGAGCCCTCTCGAATTCCAGTTCCCGGCGGTACGATTCACCCGTTGACTAGATATGTGATGAATTACATAAGCTTGATTTCGGATTATAAGCAGACCTTGATTGAATTGATTGTGTCGAAGCCCTTCACCGGTCCAAGGTACTCGAGTGATCCCAATGTTCCGGATATGGATTTCTCCGAGTACGAAGGCCAGGCTTCGACGCTGGCGCTTCATTTGATTTGGATCATTGGGATTTTGCAGTTCAATTTGGATGGGAAGTCTAAGCACTATAAGGATACTTCATTAGCTCATCTGTTTATGATGAATAACGTTCACTACATTGTGCAAAAGATCAAGGGTTCGCCCGAGTTGAGGGAAATGATCGGGGATGATTACTTGAGGAAGATGACGGGGAAGTTCCGGTTCTCTGCAACTAATTACCAACGGGCAACGTGGGTGAGAGTGTTGTATTGCTTGAGAGACGAGGGTTTGCACGTCAGTGGGAGTTTTTCCTCCGGTGTGTCAAAGAGTGCTCTGAGAGAGAGGTTTAAGGCTTTCAATTCCATGTTTGAGGAGGTGCATAGAACTCAGGCGACGTGGTTGATACCTGAAATCCAGCTCCGGGAGGAGCTGAGGATTTCCATATCGGAGAAGCTAATCCCTGCGTATAGATCGTTTCTTGGGAGGTTCAGAAGTCATATTGAGAGTGGGAGGCACCCCGAGAATTACATCAAATACTCAGTCGAGGATCTTGAAAACGCGGTCTTGGACTTCTTCGAGGGGTCCCCCGTGTCACAGCATTTGAGGAAGCGATCTGAGTGA
- the LOC121797655 gene encoding sm-like protein LSM1B produces MSWAGPEDVFLSTSLASYLDKKLLVLLRDGRKLLGILRSFDQFANAVLEGAWERVIVGGLYCDIPLGLYIIRGENVVLIGELDLDKEELPSHMTRVSSEEIKRAQKAEREASELKGMMNKRMDFLDMD; encoded by the exons ATGTCGTGGGCTGGCCCTGAAGATGTCTTTCTCTCGACTTCTCTTGCTAGCTATCTTGACA AGAAACTTCTTGTATTACTTCGAGATGGCAGGAAACTATTAGGGATCCTTCGTTCCTTTGACCAGTTTG CCAATGCTGTCCTAGAGGGCGCGTGGGAGCGTGTTATTGTAGGCGGACTTTATTGCGATATCCCATTGGGTCTGTACATAATCCGTGGAGAAAACGTTGTCTTAATCGGGGAACTG GACTTGGACAAAGAGGAGCTTCCGTCTCACATGACCCGCGTTTCATCGGAAGAAATAAAGAGG GCGCAGAAGGCAGAAAGAGAAGCTTCGGAGctcaagggtatgatgaacaaGAGGATGGACTTCCTCGATATGGATTGA
- the LOC121799584 gene encoding protein DEEPER ROOTING 1-like, with protein sequence MKFLNWMQSKFNGEKRHNSIPTTNHIKKEPPKEEFNDWPHGLLAIGTFGNTAPRDSKQEIQDSQFPQEEQCSSPDLSEFTAEEVGKLQKELTKLLTRKPAAEDQPADLPLDRFLNCPSSLEVDRTNSNRFSTYSDDKDEDEIDRTIRIILGRCKDVCEKKKKNKTIGKKSLSFLVKKIFACRSGFAPAPSIRDTLQESRMEKLMRIMLTKKMNSQKPSRMASSKRCIEDYRAKSDGDEDQELLYEGGEGSSKWDKTDSDFIVLEI encoded by the exons ATGAAG TTCTTGAACTGGATGCAAAGCAAGTTCAATGGAGAAAAGAGACATAATTCAATTCCTACTACAA ATCATATAAAGAAGGAGCCTCCAAAGGAAGAGTTCAACGACTGGCCCCACGGCCTACTTGCCATCGGGACATTTGGCAACACAGCCCCAAGAGACAGCAAGCAGGAGATCCAAGACAGCCAATTCCCTCAAGAGGAGCAATGCTCATCTCCTGATCTCTCAGAATTCACAGCTGAGGAAGTGGGGAAGCTGCAGAAGGAGCTAACGAAGCTCCTAACGCGAAAGCCAGCTGCTGAGGATCAGCCGGCTGATCTCCCATTGGACAGATTCCTCAACTGCCCTTCTAGCTTGGAAGTGGACAGGACTAACTCAAACAGGTTCAGCACGTACTCAGATGACAAAGATGAGGATGAGATTGATCGGACGATCAGGATCATCCTAGGCAGATGCAAAGATGTGtgtgagaagaagaagaagaataagacaATTGGGAAGAAGTCATTATCCTTCCTTGTCAAGAAAATCTTTGCCTGCAGAAGTGGCTTTGCACCGGCTCCCAGCATTCGAGACACGTTGCAAGAATCAAGAATGGAGAAG CTTATGAGGATAATGCTGACCAAAAAAATGAACTCTCAAAAGCCTTCAAGAATGGCTTCATCAAAGAGATGCATAGAGGACTACAGGGCTAAATCCGATGGAGACGAAGATCAAGAATTGCTGTATGAAGGTGGAGAGGGATCATCTAAATGGGACAAGACTGATTCTGATT TTATTGTGCTAGAGATTTAG